One genomic segment of Dysosmobacter sp. Marseille-Q4140 includes these proteins:
- a CDS encoding butyryl-CoA:acetate CoA-transferase, with translation MSYQEAYRQKLTTADEAVKVVKSGDWLDYGWSVCSANALDVALAKRMGELTDINIRGGILTHRPAIFDVPNAADHFAWNSWHMSGIERKAVAEGFSYYIPLRYSELPGYYRNCIKTLDVAMFQVAPMDEHGWFNFGPGGSHLKAVCECAKTVIVEVNKNMPVCLGGFENCVHIDDVTMIVEGENPPMEVLGGSGEASETDLAVANLVVPEIPNGACLQLGIGSMPSAIGKMIAESDLKDLGVHTEMYVDAFVDMSMAGRITGACKPFDRGRQTYAFAAGTQKLYDFLNNNPECMAAPVSYVNDIARVSQIDNFISINGAVDVDLYGQVSSESSGIHHISGAGGQQDFVMGAYLAKGGKSFICCSSAYMDKKTGQLKSRIRPTLLEGSVVTATRTNLHYVVTEYGKFNAKGKSTWERAEGLIAIAHPQFREELIAQAEKMHIWRRSNKR, from the coding sequence ATGAGCTATCAGGAGGCTTACCGGCAGAAGCTGACCACCGCCGATGAGGCGGTGAAGGTCGTCAAGTCCGGAGACTGGCTGGACTATGGCTGGAGCGTATGTTCCGCCAATGCGCTGGACGTGGCTTTGGCCAAACGGATGGGGGAGCTGACGGACATCAACATCCGCGGCGGCATCCTGACCCACCGCCCCGCTATTTTTGACGTGCCGAACGCCGCCGACCACTTTGCCTGGAACTCCTGGCACATGAGCGGTATCGAGCGCAAGGCTGTGGCGGAGGGCTTCTCCTATTATATCCCTCTGCGCTATTCCGAGCTGCCCGGCTACTACCGCAACTGCATCAAGACCCTGGATGTGGCCATGTTCCAGGTGGCCCCCATGGACGAGCACGGCTGGTTCAACTTCGGCCCCGGCGGCTCTCACCTCAAGGCCGTGTGTGAGTGCGCCAAGACCGTCATCGTGGAGGTCAACAAGAACATGCCCGTGTGCCTGGGCGGCTTTGAAAACTGCGTCCACATCGACGACGTGACCATGATCGTGGAGGGCGAGAATCCTCCCATGGAGGTCCTGGGCGGCTCCGGCGAGGCCAGCGAGACCGACCTGGCCGTGGCCAACCTGGTGGTGCCCGAGATCCCCAACGGCGCCTGCCTGCAGCTGGGCATCGGCTCCATGCCCAGCGCTATCGGCAAGATGATCGCCGAGAGCGACCTGAAGGACCTGGGCGTGCACACCGAGATGTACGTGGACGCCTTCGTGGATATGTCCATGGCCGGCCGCATCACCGGCGCCTGCAAGCCCTTTGACCGGGGCCGTCAGACCTACGCCTTCGCCGCCGGCACCCAGAAGCTCTATGACTTCCTCAACAACAACCCCGAGTGCATGGCCGCTCCCGTCAGCTATGTCAACGACATCGCCCGGGTGTCCCAGATCGACAACTTCATCTCCATCAACGGCGCTGTGGACGTGGACCTGTACGGCCAGGTCAGCTCCGAGTCCTCCGGCATTCACCACATCTCCGGTGCCGGCGGCCAGCAGGACTTCGTCATGGGCGCATATCTGGCCAAGGGCGGCAAGAGCTTCATCTGCTGCTCCTCCGCCTACATGGACAAGAAGACCGGCCAGCTCAAGTCCCGCATCCGTCCCACGCTGCTGGAGGGCTCCGTGGTCACCGCCACCCGCACCAACCTCCACTATGTGGTCACCGAGTACGGCAAGTTCAACGCCAAGGGCAAGTCCACCTGGGAGCGGGCCGAGGGCCTCATCGCCATCGCCCATCCCCAGTTCCGCGAGGAACTGATTGCGCAGGCGGAGAAAATGCACATCTGGCGCCGCTCCAACAAGCGCTGA
- a CDS encoding MurR/RpiR family transcriptional regulator, whose protein sequence is MAKSILHIIESGMRGFSKGQKRIAEYILQNYDKAAFMTASKLGRLVGVSESTVVRFASELGYDGYPSMQRALQEMIRSRLTSTQRIQAAGDLFSNQDILSAVIQSDMDKLRVVTDEADRAEFDRVVDRIMAARHIYILGVRSSTFVAGYLNFYLHLLFENVTLVQSNAAGEIFEQLFRVGPEDVMIAISFPRYSKVTMNTVKFAKDRGASVIAVTDNELSPVYQMADDALLAPSEMISFVDSMVAPMSLINALLIAIGYRMRSDVSRTFADLEDIWNEYGVFGKMDDE, encoded by the coding sequence TCGAGAGCGGCATGCGGGGCTTTTCCAAGGGCCAGAAGCGCATCGCCGAATACATCCTGCAAAATTACGACAAGGCGGCCTTCATGACTGCCAGCAAGCTGGGCCGTCTGGTGGGCGTCAGCGAGTCCACGGTGGTCCGCTTCGCCTCGGAGCTGGGCTACGACGGCTATCCCAGCATGCAGCGGGCTCTCCAGGAGATGATCCGCTCCCGGCTGACCTCCACCCAGCGGATCCAGGCCGCCGGGGACCTGTTCAGCAACCAGGACATCCTGTCCGCAGTCATCCAGTCCGACATGGACAAGCTCCGGGTGGTCACCGACGAGGCCGACCGGGCGGAGTTCGACCGGGTGGTGGACCGGATCATGGCCGCCCGCCACATCTACATCCTGGGCGTGCGCTCGTCCACCTTCGTGGCGGGCTATCTGAACTTCTACCTCCACCTGCTGTTCGAGAATGTCACCCTGGTCCAGTCCAACGCCGCCGGGGAGATCTTCGAGCAGCTGTTCCGGGTGGGGCCGGAGGATGTGATGATCGCCATCAGTTTCCCCCGGTACTCCAAGGTGACCATGAACACCGTGAAATTTGCAAAGGACCGGGGCGCCTCCGTCATCGCCGTCACCGACAACGAGCTCTCCCCGGTGTACCAGATGGCGGACGACGCCCTGCTGGCCCCCAGCGAGATGATCTCCTTCGTGGACTCCATGGTGGCGCCCATGTCCCTGATCAACGCGCTGCTCATCGCCATCGGCTACCGGATGCGCTCCGACGTGTCCCGCACCTTCGCGGACCTGGAGGACATCTGGAACGAGTACGGCGTGTTTGGGAAGATGGACGATGAGTAA
- a CDS encoding (d)CMP kinase, with protein MSEIISVAIDGPSGAGKSTLARAAAGRLGYVYVDTGAIYRTIGYHILKAGVDPKNGAAVAAELPELRVEMRYGADGLQRMYLNGEDVTDAIRLPEVSRYASDVSAHPAVRDYLLEMQRQLAREHSVIMDGRDIGTVVLPEAAVKVFLTASAEARAQRRVRELEQRGTPQPYEQVLEEIRQRDYNDTHRAAAPLRQAEDAVVLDTTELNFQESEEALLCIIRKKLEK; from the coding sequence ATGAGCGAGATCATCAGCGTGGCCATTGACGGCCCCTCCGGCGCCGGGAAGAGCACCCTGGCCCGGGCGGCGGCCGGGCGGCTGGGATATGTATATGTGGACACCGGCGCCATCTACCGGACCATCGGCTACCACATTTTGAAAGCGGGCGTCGATCCGAAAAACGGCGCCGCCGTGGCGGCGGAGCTGCCGGAGCTGCGGGTGGAGATGCGCTACGGGGCCGACGGGCTCCAGCGGATGTATCTGAACGGGGAGGACGTGACCGACGCCATCCGGCTGCCGGAGGTGTCCCGGTACGCCTCCGACGTGTCGGCCCACCCGGCGGTGCGGGACTACCTCCTGGAGATGCAGCGGCAGCTGGCCCGGGAGCACAGTGTCATCATGGACGGCCGGGACATCGGCACCGTGGTGCTGCCGGAGGCGGCGGTGAAGGTGTTCCTCACCGCCTCGGCGGAGGCCCGGGCGCAGCGCCGGGTCCGGGAGCTGGAGCAGCGGGGGACCCCGCAGCCCTATGAGCAGGTCCTGGAGGAGATCCGCCAGCGGGACTACAACGACACCCATCGGGCCGCGGCGCCCCTGCGCCAGGCGGAGGACGCCGTGGTGCTGGACACCACGGAGCTGAATTTTCAAGAGAGCGAGGAGGCGCTGCTGTGCATCATACGGAAGAAACTGGAGAAGTGA
- a CDS encoding bifunctional 4-hydroxy-3-methylbut-2-enyl diphosphate reductase/30S ribosomal protein S1 yields the protein MSVILAKSAGFCYGVRRAVALTEETAAESGGCWMLGDLIHNTAVVEDLRRRGVRKTDRPEEIPAGETVVLRSHGERRSVLEELEARGVRTVSATCPNVMRIQRLVAQAEAEGRRAAVIGDPNHPEVQGVASWGRDTVVFDGPEAVKMWLAADPKNREIPLTVVVQTTCIRELFETSCKILKKECTNVKIFDTICNATHQRQSEAAEIAARADVMVVVGDRKSANTKHLTEICMMRCPSVVQIERADELSPDLFNGCSVAGLTAGASTPAGIIKEVYAAMSEEIKAAEGKEESFEELLNQSFKTLNNGDRVTGIVTAITPTEVQVDVGAKQAAYIKLSELSDDPSVKPEDLVHVGDEIETWVVRVNDVEGYAELSKKRLDAAKVWENIEQAVEDKTVLEGTVTEENKGGIVVSVKGVRVFVPASQSGQPRGADLSAMKGQKVQLRITEVNRARRRVVGSIRSVSEEARKAAQAELWANIEVGKHYTGTVKSMTSYGVFVDIGGVDGMVHISELSWSRIKTPSEVCKVGDTLEVYVISFDPEKHKISLGVKDHSVDPWQVFMDKYSVGDVANVRIVKLMTFGAFAEVVPGVDGLIHISQIADRRIDKPEDVLSEGQMVDVKITAVDEEKKKISLSIRALLSPAADEADEAPVEE from the coding sequence GTGTCCGTGATCCTGGCCAAGAGCGCGGGCTTTTGCTACGGCGTGCGCCGGGCGGTGGCCCTGACGGAGGAGACCGCAGCGGAAAGCGGCGGGTGCTGGATGCTGGGGGACCTGATCCACAATACCGCCGTGGTGGAGGATCTGCGCCGCCGGGGCGTCCGCAAGACGGACCGGCCGGAGGAGATCCCCGCCGGGGAGACGGTGGTGCTGCGCTCCCACGGGGAACGGCGCAGCGTTCTGGAGGAGTTGGAGGCCCGGGGTGTCCGGACCGTCAGCGCCACCTGCCCCAACGTGATGCGCATCCAGCGGCTGGTGGCTCAGGCGGAGGCCGAGGGCCGGCGGGCCGCCGTCATCGGAGATCCCAACCATCCGGAGGTCCAGGGCGTTGCCAGCTGGGGCCGGGACACGGTGGTGTTTGACGGGCCCGAGGCAGTAAAAATGTGGCTGGCCGCCGATCCGAAAAACCGGGAAATCCCTCTGACGGTAGTGGTTCAGACCACCTGCATTCGTGAACTTTTTGAAACTTCCTGCAAAATCCTAAAAAAAGAGTGTACAAACGTAAAAATTTTTGATACAATATGCAATGCTACGCATCAGCGTCAGTCAGAAGCGGCCGAAATCGCCGCCAGGGCGGACGTGATGGTTGTGGTGGGAGACCGTAAAAGCGCCAACACCAAACATTTGACGGAAATTTGCATGATGAGATGCCCAAGCGTGGTTCAGATCGAACGCGCGGACGAGCTCTCGCCGGATTTGTTCAATGGTTGCTCTGTTGCGGGTCTTACGGCCGGCGCATCCACGCCTGCGGGCATCATTAAGGAGGTATATGCAGCCATGAGTGAAGAAATCAAAGCGGCCGAGGGCAAAGAGGAGTCCTTCGAGGAATTACTGAATCAGTCTTTCAAAACTTTAAATAACGGTGACCGGGTGACCGGCATTGTCACGGCCATCACCCCCACCGAGGTCCAGGTGGATGTGGGTGCCAAGCAGGCCGCTTACATCAAGCTCAGCGAACTGAGCGACGATCCCAGCGTCAAGCCTGAGGATCTGGTCCACGTGGGCGACGAGATCGAGACCTGGGTCGTCCGCGTCAACGACGTGGAGGGCTACGCTGAACTGTCCAAGAAGCGTCTGGACGCCGCCAAGGTCTGGGAGAACATCGAGCAGGCCGTGGAGGACAAGACCGTCCTGGAGGGCACTGTCACCGAGGAGAACAAGGGTGGCATCGTGGTGTCCGTCAAGGGCGTGCGGGTGTTCGTTCCCGCCTCCCAGAGCGGCCAGCCCCGCGGCGCGGATCTGTCCGCCATGAAGGGCCAGAAGGTCCAGCTGCGCATCACTGAGGTCAACCGCGCCCGCCGCCGGGTCGTCGGCTCCATCCGCTCCGTGTCCGAGGAGGCCCGCAAGGCCGCTCAGGCCGAGCTGTGGGCCAACATCGAGGTCGGCAAGCACTACACCGGCACCGTCAAGTCCATGACCAGCTACGGCGTGTTCGTGGACATCGGCGGCGTGGACGGCATGGTACATATCTCCGAGCTGAGCTGGAGCCGCATCAAGACCCCCTCTGAGGTCTGCAAGGTGGGCGACACGCTGGAGGTCTATGTCATCTCCTTCGACCCCGAGAAGCACAAGATCTCCCTGGGCGTCAAGGACCACAGCGTGGATCCCTGGCAGGTGTTCATGGACAAGTACTCCGTGGGCGACGTGGCCAACGTGCGCATCGTCAAGCTGATGACCTTCGGCGCCTTCGCCGAGGTCGTGCCCGGTGTGGACGGCCTGATCCACATCTCCCAGATCGCCGACCGCCGCATCGACAAGCCTGAGGACGTGCTGTCCGAGGGTCAGATGGTGGACGTCAAGATCACCGCCGTGGACGAGGAGAAGAAGAAGATCTCCCTGTCCATCCGTGCTCTGCTGAGCCCCGCCGCCGATGAGGCCGACGAGGCCCCCGTGGAGGAGTAA
- a CDS encoding NAD(P)/FAD-dependent oxidoreductase: MSKRIVVIGGGAAGMMAAICAAESGAAVTLLEPNERLGKKLNITGKGRCNITNNADLETLLANVPRNGKFLYSAFSRFDGRAAMAFFEELGVPVKTERGNRVFPVSDRAFDVSGALERRLRRLRVQLVRDRAADLTTADGAVTGVTGEKGTYPAQAVILATGGVSYPATGSTGDGHRLAAQAGHTVTELRGSLVPLLAPDCAPLQGLSLRNVGLTVYENNKKLYTDFGELLFTHFGLSGPLILSASAHMRHFGKKAYRLEIDLKPALDESTLDKRLVSDFTKYANHDFCNALNDLLPQKLIGAVVERSGIPSHQKVHDLKREQRQALLRLLKHFTVEVEGPCPVEQAIVTSGGVKVSEIDPKTMESKIVKGLYFAGELIDVDAYTGGFNLQIAWATGRAAGRAAAGTEE; this comes from the coding sequence ATGAGTAAGCGGATCGTGGTGATCGGCGGCGGAGCCGCCGGGATGATGGCCGCCATCTGTGCGGCGGAGAGCGGCGCCGCCGTGACGCTGCTGGAGCCCAACGAGCGGCTGGGCAAGAAGCTGAACATCACCGGCAAGGGCCGGTGCAATATCACCAACAATGCAGACCTTGAGACGCTGCTGGCCAACGTCCCCCGGAACGGCAAGTTCCTGTACAGCGCCTTTTCCCGGTTCGACGGCCGGGCCGCCATGGCCTTTTTCGAAGAGTTGGGCGTGCCCGTCAAGACTGAGCGGGGCAACCGGGTGTTCCCGGTCAGCGACCGGGCCTTTGACGTCAGCGGCGCTCTGGAGCGGCGGCTGCGGCGGCTGCGCGTGCAGCTGGTCCGGGACCGGGCGGCGGACCTGACCACAGCGGACGGCGCCGTCACCGGCGTGACGGGGGAGAAGGGGACGTATCCGGCCCAGGCCGTAATCCTGGCCACCGGCGGCGTCAGCTATCCTGCCACCGGCTCCACCGGCGACGGCCACCGTCTGGCGGCCCAGGCCGGTCATACGGTGACGGAGTTGCGGGGCTCCCTGGTGCCGCTTCTGGCGCCGGACTGCGCGCCCCTTCAGGGCCTGAGCCTTCGAAACGTGGGACTGACGGTCTACGAGAACAACAAAAAGCTCTACACGGACTTCGGGGAGCTGCTGTTCACCCACTTCGGCCTCAGCGGGCCGTTGATCCTCTCCGCCTCGGCCCATATGCGTCACTTCGGCAAAAAAGCCTACCGGCTGGAGATCGACCTCAAGCCCGCCCTGGACGAATCCACACTGGATAAGCGCCTGGTGTCGGACTTCACCAAATACGCCAACCACGACTTCTGCAACGCATTGAACGACCTGCTGCCCCAGAAGCTGATCGGCGCGGTGGTGGAGCGCAGCGGCATCCCTTCCCATCAGAAGGTCCACGACCTCAAGCGGGAGCAGCGGCAGGCTTTGCTGCGCCTGCTCAAGCACTTCACCGTGGAGGTGGAGGGCCCCTGCCCGGTGGAGCAGGCCATCGTCACCTCCGGCGGCGTGAAGGTGTCGGAGATCGACCCGAAAACCATGGAGTCAAAGATTGTAAAGGGGTTGTACTTTGCAGGCGAGCTGATCGACGTGGACGCCTACACCGGCGGCTTCAACCTGCAGATCGCCTGGGCCACGGGCCGGGCGGCCGGCCGCGCCGCGGCGGGCACAGAAGAATGA
- a CDS encoding 1-acyl-sn-glycerol-3-phosphate acyltransferase, with the protein MKKKPLSALFHAAYYVVGFLLDILHPVRVEGLEDLPDGGVLLCPNHSSNWDPVLVALKLPVNYRLHIMAKEQLFRNRFIGWILRQVGAFPVKRGGTDIESVRTAIQSIRSGDNLLIFPEGTVIRKGLGTVDGKPARAKSGVAVIGVRAGATMVPVFVDGKKRPFHRTRIIFGKPYTPVYSGRHGTAEEMQRAADEILAAAYALGGQSVGGEPLCP; encoded by the coding sequence GTGAAGAAAAAGCCTCTCAGCGCGCTGTTCCACGCGGCGTATTACGTGGTGGGCTTTTTGCTGGATATCCTGCACCCGGTCCGCGTGGAGGGACTGGAGGACCTGCCTGACGGCGGCGTGCTGCTGTGCCCCAACCACTCCAGCAACTGGGACCCGGTGCTGGTGGCGCTGAAGCTGCCGGTCAACTACCGGCTGCACATCATGGCCAAGGAGCAGCTGTTCCGCAACCGGTTCATCGGCTGGATACTGCGGCAGGTGGGCGCTTTCCCAGTCAAGCGGGGCGGCACGGACATCGAGTCGGTCCGCACCGCCATCCAGTCCATCCGCTCCGGAGACAATCTGCTGATCTTCCCGGAGGGGACCGTGATCCGAAAGGGTCTTGGAACTGTGGACGGCAAGCCCGCCCGGGCCAAGAGCGGCGTGGCGGTGATCGGCGTCCGCGCCGGCGCCACCATGGTGCCGGTATTCGTAGATGGAAAGAAGCGCCCCTTCCACCGCACCCGCATCATCTTCGGCAAGCCCTACACGCCGGTCTACTCCGGCCGTCACGGCACGGCGGAGGAGATGCAGCGGGCCGCCGATGAGATCCTGGCCGCCGCCTATGCCCTGGGAGGCCAGAGTGTGGGAGGTGAGCCCCTGTGTCCGTGA